The following are from one region of the Litorilinea aerophila genome:
- a CDS encoding heparinase II/III domain-containing protein, which translates to MLAERYPEARLAAALIPRDRWHPYPTASQRGAWEALPDPVRAQNIRLGEALLNHTWPALPATLFLEYVRIGNRRNYERQHFARRGALGNLVVAECLEGKGRFLDDIVNGIWAICEESYWGVPAHVRMQRAGVGLPDTAEPTVDLFAAETGALLAWCSYLLGPQLDSISPLINQRIQREVQQRILTPCLERDDFWWMGFGQRRVNNWNPWVNSNWLTCTLLLEADPARRLAAVAKILRSLDKFIDPYPRDGGCDEGPSYWGRAGASLFDCLELLHSATDGEIHVYDEPLIQEIGRFIYRVQIADDYYINFADAPALVYPDGALIYRYGQRIGDPEMMALGAWRAAREWAAFSQLREPKEHVPTSMGRRLPALFLAEELQEQERSGRAYPPLPRDVWLPEIQVMVARDQARSPAGLFVAAKGGHNEESHNHNDVGNAIVYVEGRPVIVDAGVETYTAKTFSAERYTIWTMQSAYHTLPTIDGVMQAPGRDFAARDVHYSVDEAQASLHLDIAGAYPPEAKLERWARTVTLHRGREVVIQDGYRLTAPAGEITLSLVTPCQVEQPSPGVLHLTPAPLPEGRMAGAAQVHYGADDFQVELETIPIHDERLGGIWGDHLTRVILRAVNPPQEATWALRVRPL; encoded by the coding sequence ATGTTAGCTGAACGTTATCCAGAAGCCCGGCTGGCGGCCGCCCTGATCCCCCGGGACCGCTGGCACCCTTACCCCACCGCATCCCAGCGGGGCGCCTGGGAGGCCCTGCCCGACCCGGTGCGCGCCCAGAACATCCGCCTGGGCGAGGCGTTGCTCAACCATACATGGCCCGCCCTGCCCGCCACCCTCTTCCTGGAGTATGTCCGCATCGGCAACCGGCGCAACTACGAACGGCAACACTTCGCCCGCCGGGGCGCCCTGGGCAACCTGGTGGTGGCCGAGTGTCTGGAAGGCAAAGGCCGCTTCCTGGACGACATTGTCAACGGCATCTGGGCTATCTGTGAAGAATCCTACTGGGGCGTCCCCGCGCACGTGCGCATGCAGCGGGCGGGGGTTGGCCTGCCCGACACGGCCGAACCCACGGTGGATCTCTTCGCCGCGGAGACCGGCGCGCTCCTGGCCTGGTGTAGCTACCTGCTGGGCCCCCAACTGGACAGCATCTCGCCTCTGATCAACCAGCGCATCCAGCGGGAAGTGCAACAGCGCATCCTCACCCCCTGCCTGGAGCGGGACGACTTCTGGTGGATGGGTTTCGGCCAGCGCCGGGTCAACAACTGGAACCCGTGGGTGAACTCCAACTGGCTTACCTGTACCTTGCTGCTGGAGGCAGATCCGGCGCGCCGCCTGGCAGCCGTGGCCAAGATCCTGCGCAGCCTGGACAAATTCATCGATCCCTACCCCCGGGACGGCGGCTGCGACGAGGGGCCCAGCTACTGGGGGCGAGCCGGCGCATCCCTCTTCGACTGCCTGGAGCTGTTGCACAGCGCCACCGACGGTGAAATCCACGTCTACGACGAACCCCTCATCCAGGAGATCGGCCGCTTCATCTACCGGGTTCAGATCGCGGACGACTACTACATCAACTTCGCCGACGCCCCCGCGCTGGTGTATCCAGATGGCGCCCTGATCTATCGGTACGGCCAGCGCATCGGCGACCCGGAGATGATGGCCCTGGGCGCCTGGCGGGCGGCGCGGGAATGGGCCGCCTTCAGCCAGCTCCGGGAGCCGAAAGAGCACGTGCCCACCAGCATGGGCCGCCGCCTGCCGGCCCTCTTCCTGGCCGAAGAACTCCAGGAGCAGGAGCGCTCGGGGCGCGCCTACCCACCCCTGCCCCGAGACGTCTGGCTCCCGGAAATTCAGGTGATGGTGGCCCGGGATCAGGCCCGATCCCCCGCCGGCCTGTTCGTCGCTGCCAAGGGCGGCCACAACGAGGAAAGCCACAACCACAACGACGTGGGCAACGCCATCGTCTACGTGGAGGGCCGGCCCGTCATCGTGGACGCCGGCGTGGAAACCTACACTGCCAAGACCTTCAGCGCCGAACGCTACACCATCTGGACCATGCAGTCGGCCTACCACACCCTGCCCACCATCGACGGCGTCATGCAGGCGCCGGGCCGGGACTTCGCCGCGCGGGATGTCCACTACAGCGTGGACGAAGCGCAGGCGAGCCTGCACCTGGACATCGCCGGGGCCTACCCCCCCGAGGCCAAGCTGGAGCGCTGGGCGCGGACGGTCACCCTGCACCGGGGGCGGGAGGTGGTCATCCAGGACGGCTACCGGCTGACCGCGCCGGCCGGGGAGATCACCCTGAGCCTGGTGACCCCCTGTCAGGTGGAACAGCCGTCGCCCGGCGTCCTCCACCTGACCCCGGCGCCCCTGCCCGAGGGCCGCATGGCCGGTGCGGCGCAGGTCCACTACGGGGCCGACGATTTCCAGGTGGAGCTGGAGACCATCCCCATCCACGACGAACGCCTGGGCGGCATCTGGGGAGATCACCTGACCCGGGTCATCCTGCGCGCGGTGAACCCGCCCCAGGAAGCCACCTGGGCGCTGCGGGTGCGGCCCCTGTAA
- the iolD gene encoding 3D-(3,5/4)-trihydroxycyclohexane-1,2-dione acylhydrolase (decyclizing) yields the protein MSAQTIRLTTAQAIVRFLKVQYTARDGVERPFFAGCFGIFGHGNVAGIGQALQQYPDFRYYQTRNEQAMVHTAAAFAKHSNRLRTLACTSSIGPGATNMVTGAATATINRLPVLLLPGDIFARRNVAPVLQQLESEHTQDISVNDCFKPVSRYWDRINRPEQIITALPEAMRVLTSPAETGAVTLSLPQDVQAEAFDFPAALFEKRVWHIPRNRPDTASLQRAAEWIRAAKQPLIIAGGGVIYSEATETLRQFVDQTGIPVGETMAGKGSLRYDHPLCLGAIGVTGTLAANILAKEADLVIGIGTRYSDFTTASKTQFQHPDVRFININVAEFDAYKHSALPLVGDARVTLEELAQLLQGYRVDDAYRARAQELHDRWEAEVDRIYAIRNQPLPSQGELIGAVNEHGDPDAVMVCAAGSLPGDLHKLWRARHPKQYHLEYGYSCMGYEIAGGLGIKMADPEREVYVLVGDGSYLMLANEIITSIQEGYKLTIVLMDNRGFKSIGSLSRSLGSQGFGTRYAYPKDGGLPSDEAGEAVADLPVDLAMNARSLGAHVIECQSYDDVVAALGKAREIDRTTVIYVQNDRYVSVPGYESWWDVPVAEVSEMDSVRAAREEWEEMRSRERYYL from the coding sequence ATGAGTGCACAAACCATCCGCCTGACCACAGCCCAGGCCATTGTCCGCTTTTTGAAAGTCCAGTACACGGCCCGTGACGGCGTGGAACGGCCCTTCTTTGCCGGCTGTTTTGGCATCTTCGGCCACGGCAACGTGGCGGGCATCGGCCAGGCCCTGCAGCAGTATCCCGACTTCCGCTACTACCAGACCCGCAACGAGCAGGCCATGGTCCACACCGCCGCCGCCTTTGCCAAGCACAGCAACCGGCTGCGCACCCTGGCCTGCACCAGCTCCATCGGGCCGGGCGCCACCAACATGGTCACCGGCGCGGCCACCGCCACCATCAACCGGCTGCCGGTGCTCCTGCTGCCGGGGGACATCTTTGCCCGCCGCAACGTGGCCCCCGTGCTCCAGCAGTTGGAATCGGAGCACACCCAGGACATCTCGGTCAACGACTGCTTCAAACCGGTGAGCCGCTACTGGGACCGCATCAACCGGCCCGAGCAGATCATCACCGCCCTGCCCGAAGCCATGCGGGTCCTCACCAGCCCGGCCGAGACCGGCGCGGTCACCCTCTCCCTGCCCCAGGACGTCCAGGCCGAGGCCTTCGACTTCCCGGCCGCCCTCTTCGAGAAGCGGGTCTGGCATATCCCCCGCAACCGGCCGGACACCGCATCCCTACAGCGGGCCGCCGAGTGGATCCGGGCGGCGAAACAGCCCCTCATCATCGCCGGCGGGGGCGTCATCTACAGCGAGGCTACCGAAACCCTGCGCCAGTTTGTGGACCAGACGGGCATCCCCGTGGGCGAGACCATGGCCGGCAAGGGCAGCCTGCGCTACGACCATCCCCTCTGCCTGGGCGCCATCGGCGTCACCGGCACCCTGGCCGCCAACATCCTGGCCAAGGAGGCCGACCTGGTCATCGGCATCGGCACCCGCTACAGCGACTTCACCACGGCCAGCAAGACCCAGTTCCAACACCCGGACGTGCGCTTCATCAACATCAACGTGGCCGAGTTCGATGCCTACAAGCACAGCGCCCTGCCCCTGGTAGGCGACGCCCGGGTCACCCTGGAGGAGCTGGCCCAGTTGCTCCAGGGCTACCGGGTGGACGACGCCTACCGGGCCCGGGCCCAGGAGCTCCACGACCGCTGGGAGGCCGAGGTGGACCGCATCTACGCCATCCGCAACCAGCCCCTTCCCAGCCAGGGAGAGCTCATCGGCGCGGTCAACGAGCACGGCGACCCGGACGCGGTGATGGTCTGCGCCGCGGGCAGCCTCCCCGGCGACCTGCACAAGCTCTGGCGGGCCCGCCACCCCAAGCAATACCACCTGGAGTACGGCTATAGCTGCATGGGCTATGAAATCGCGGGCGGCCTGGGCATCAAGATGGCCGACCCCGAACGGGAGGTCTACGTGCTGGTGGGCGACGGCAGCTACCTGATGCTGGCCAACGAAATTATCACATCCATCCAGGAAGGGTATAAACTGACCATCGTCCTCATGGACAACCGGGGCTTCAAGAGCATCGGCTCCCTGAGCCGCTCCCTGGGCTCCCAGGGCTTCGGCACCCGCTATGCCTATCCCAAGGACGGCGGCCTGCCCTCGGACGAAGCCGGCGAGGCGGTGGCGGATCTGCCCGTGGATCTGGCCATGAACGCCCGCAGCCTGGGCGCCCACGTGATCGAGTGCCAGAGCTACGACGACGTGGTGGCGGCCCTGGGCAAGGCCAGGGAGATAGACCGCACCACGGTCATCTACGTGCAGAACGACCGCTACGTCTCCGTGCCCGGCTATGAGAGCTGGTGGGACGTGCCGGTGGCGGAGGTGAGCGAGATGGACTCGGTGCGCGCCGCCCGGGAAGAGTGGGAGGAGATGCGCAGCCGGGAACGTTACTACCTGTAA
- a CDS encoding ATP-binding cassette domain-containing protein produces the protein MNSQANSNRIPLLEVRHVSKFFGNVIALNDVSMQVYSGEVMCLLGDNGAGKSTLIKILSGVHKPDEGQYLVEGQPVNFDSPRDALDRGIATVYQDLAMIPLMSITRNFFLGSEPTRGWGPFRRLDMGFANRVAREELHKMGIDIRDPSQPVGTLSGGERQSVAIARAVYFGAKVLILDEPTAALGVKQAGTVLRYIAQARSRGLGVIFITHNPHHAYAVGDRFTILKRGRTVGVFTKAELSREEMVRMMSGADELDELSHELAALSAQDAFQEDQELSSMEQAIAHALEEGEELFQEGTEQKDRPPRAR, from the coding sequence ATGAACAGCCAGGCAAACAGCAACCGGATCCCCCTGCTGGAAGTCCGCCACGTCTCCAAATTCTTCGGCAACGTCATCGCCCTCAACGATGTCTCCATGCAGGTCTACAGCGGCGAAGTCATGTGCCTCCTGGGCGACAACGGCGCAGGCAAATCCACCCTGATCAAGATCCTGTCCGGCGTCCACAAGCCGGATGAGGGCCAGTACCTGGTGGAAGGCCAGCCTGTGAACTTCGACTCGCCCCGGGACGCGCTGGACCGGGGCATCGCCACGGTCTACCAGGATCTGGCCATGATCCCCCTCATGAGCATCACCCGCAACTTCTTCCTGGGCTCGGAACCGACCCGGGGGTGGGGCCCCTTCCGCCGCCTGGACATGGGCTTCGCCAACCGGGTGGCCCGGGAAGAGCTGCACAAAATGGGCATCGACATCCGGGATCCCTCCCAGCCGGTGGGCACGCTGTCGGGCGGTGAACGCCAGTCGGTGGCCATCGCGCGGGCAGTCTACTTCGGCGCCAAGGTCCTGATCCTGGACGAGCCCACCGCGGCCCTGGGGGTCAAGCAGGCGGGCACGGTGCTCCGCTACATCGCCCAGGCGCGGAGCCGGGGCCTGGGGGTGATCTTCATCACCCACAACCCCCACCACGCCTACGCGGTGGGCGACCGCTTCACCATCCTCAAACGGGGGCGGACAGTGGGCGTCTTCACCAAAGCGGAGCTCAGCCGCGAGGAGATGGTGCGCATGATGTCCGGCGCGGATGAACTGGATGAACTCAGCCACGAACTGGCTGCCCTCTCCGCCCAGGATGCCTTCCAGGAGGACCAGGAGTTGAGCAGCATGGAGCAAGCCATTGCCCATGCCCTGGAAGAGGGGGAAGAGCTTTTCCAGGAAGGCACGGAACAAAAAGATCGTCCACCCAGGGCCCGCTAA
- a CDS encoding ABC transporter permease produces MTTTTTAAPGSRDERLVESGLLRRLLTRPELGALGGAILVWIFFAITAPTGFLSLRGTASYLEVASHLGILAVAVALLMIGGEFDLSVGSMIGLAGATMAILSTTQGIPLYLAALVALVIALGVGFINGYLVIRTKLPSFIITLGSLFIIRGLTIAFTRMITGRTQIGGLDRVDGYELMRVLFAGELMVGGARFRASILWWLLVGALATWVLLRTRVGNWIFGAGGAPEAARNVGVPVDKLKIGLFMTTAFAAWLVAAIQITVVKSADTLRGEQQEFIAIIAAVIGGTLLTGGYGSAIGAMLGALIFGMVKQGIVFAGVDADWFNVFLGTMLIIAVLVNNYVRQAAEKARR; encoded by the coding sequence ATGACCACGACCACAACGGCTGCACCGGGCAGCCGGGACGAACGGCTGGTGGAGTCCGGCCTGCTGCGGCGGCTGCTCACCCGGCCGGAGCTGGGCGCCCTGGGCGGCGCCATCCTGGTCTGGATCTTCTTCGCCATCACGGCGCCCACGGGCTTCCTGAGCCTGCGGGGCACGGCCAGCTACCTGGAGGTGGCCTCTCACCTGGGCATCCTGGCCGTGGCGGTGGCCCTGCTCATGATCGGCGGCGAGTTCGACCTCTCTGTCGGCTCCATGATCGGCCTGGCCGGCGCCACCATGGCCATCCTCAGCACCACCCAGGGGATCCCCCTCTACCTGGCCGCGCTGGTTGCCCTGGTCATTGCCCTGGGTGTCGGGTTCATCAACGGCTACCTGGTGATCCGGACCAAGTTGCCCTCCTTTATCATCACCTTGGGCAGCCTCTTTATCATTCGAGGGCTGACCATTGCCTTCACCCGCATGATCACCGGTCGCACCCAGATCGGCGGCCTGGACAGGGTGGACGGCTACGAGCTGATGCGGGTGCTCTTCGCTGGCGAGCTGATGGTGGGGGGGGCTCGCTTTCGCGCCTCCATCCTCTGGTGGTTGCTGGTGGGCGCGCTGGCCACGTGGGTCCTGCTGCGCACCCGGGTGGGCAACTGGATCTTCGGCGCGGGCGGGGCGCCGGAAGCAGCCCGCAACGTGGGTGTGCCGGTGGATAAGCTCAAAATCGGCCTCTTCATGACCACCGCCTTTGCAGCCTGGCTGGTGGCCGCCATCCAGATCACGGTAGTCAAGTCGGCGGATACGTTGCGGGGAGAACAACAGGAATTCATCGCCATCATCGCCGCGGTGATTGGCGGCACCCTGCTCACGGGCGGTTATGGCTCGGCCATCGGCGCCATGCTGGGCGCGCTCATCTTCGGCATGGTGAAACAGGGCATTGTCTTTGCCGGCGTGGATGCCGACTGGTTCAACGTTTTTTTGGGCACCATGCTCATCATTGCGGTGCTGGTGAACAATTACGTACGGCAGGCAGCGGAGAAAGCCAGACGATGA
- a CDS encoding sugar ABC transporter substrate-binding protein — MKWTGKMYALGLVAAMFIGMVVAACFGAAPAPVSTAEAPAPAQQQDMRDIRIVVVSHGQASDPFWSVVKNGVDQAARDMRVQVEYQAPQTFDMVAMAQLIDAAVASKPDGLVVSIPDPDALGDSIRAAVEAGIPVISMNSGSDVAKELGVLNHVGQTEYEAGYGGGQRMAAAGATHALCVNQEVGNVALDLRCQGFADAMAEAGGTVEVLAVELADPVDAQQRIAAALTANPDVDSILTLGPTGAAPALAALEEAGLLGQIKLATFDLSPEVLEAIRDGNMLFAIDQQQYLQGYLPIVLLTLYKENLNTVANDVIMTGPGFVTQETAAQVIELSAAGTR; from the coding sequence ATGAAGTGGACAGGCAAGATGTATGCATTGGGACTCGTGGCAGCCATGTTTATCGGCATGGTCGTGGCCGCCTGCTTCGGCGCGGCGCCGGCACCGGTCTCCACGGCAGAGGCTCCGGCACCGGCCCAGCAACAGGACATGCGGGACATCCGCATCGTGGTGGTCAGCCATGGGCAGGCCTCGGACCCGTTCTGGTCCGTGGTGAAGAACGGCGTAGACCAGGCGGCCCGGGACATGCGGGTCCAGGTGGAATACCAGGCCCCCCAGACCTTCGACATGGTGGCCATGGCCCAGCTCATTGACGCGGCGGTGGCCTCCAAGCCCGACGGCCTGGTGGTCTCCATCCCTGACCCCGATGCGCTGGGCGATTCCATCCGGGCCGCCGTGGAGGCCGGCATCCCGGTCATCTCCATGAACTCCGGCAGCGACGTGGCCAAGGAGCTGGGCGTGCTCAACCACGTGGGCCAGACCGAGTATGAGGCGGGCTACGGCGGTGGCCAGCGCATGGCCGCGGCCGGCGCCACCCATGCCCTCTGCGTCAACCAGGAGGTGGGCAACGTGGCCCTGGACCTGCGTTGCCAGGGCTTTGCCGACGCCATGGCCGAGGCCGGCGGCACGGTGGAAGTGCTGGCGGTGGAGCTGGCCGACCCGGTGGATGCCCAGCAGCGCATCGCCGCGGCCCTGACGGCCAACCCCGACGTGGACAGCATCCTGACCCTGGGGCCCACGGGCGCAGCACCGGCCCTGGCCGCGTTGGAAGAGGCCGGGCTCCTGGGCCAGATCAAGCTGGCCACCTTCGACCTGTCGCCGGAGGTGCTGGAGGCGATCCGGGATGGCAACATGCTCTTCGCCATCGACCAGCAGCAGTATCTGCAGGGGTACCTGCCCATCGTCCTGCTCACCCTCTACAAGGAAAACCTGAACACCGTGGCCAACGATGTCATCATGACCGGACCGGGCTTCGTCACCCAGGAGACGGCAGCCCAGGTGATCGAGCTTTCGGCGGCCGGCACCCGCTGA
- the iolC gene encoding 5-dehydro-2-deoxygluconokinase, producing MNDASSRTYDSLHMGRSSIDLYSNDVGAPFEEIKSFAAYVGGSPTNISVGARRLGLKTALLTGLGEDPVGDFILHFLRKEGVETKFSPRKPGHRTSAVVLGIEPPDKFPLVYYRDNCADIELTIDDVLAAPVADSKVFQFAGTNLSKEPSRSATMFAAELARQAGTHVIFDIDFRPDQWHDPRAFGVVVRSVLPLVDVVIGTEDEINATMLTDPAQMRLTHSQVSDTRVEGDVERAIERMLAAGPKAVVEKIGAKGARIHLASGETIDAPGYPVEIYNILGAGDAFGAGFLYGYVNGWDWYKAARLGNACGAIVVTKHGCANFMPTYEEVMAFVAERGGLD from the coding sequence ATGAACGATGCCTCCTCCCGCACCTATGACTCCCTGCACATGGGCCGTTCGTCCATCGACCTCTACAGCAACGACGTGGGCGCGCCCTTTGAGGAGATCAAGAGCTTTGCCGCCTACGTGGGCGGCTCGCCCACCAACATCAGCGTCGGCGCCCGCCGCCTGGGCCTGAAGACAGCCCTGCTCACCGGCCTGGGCGAAGATCCGGTGGGCGATTTCATCCTGCACTTCCTGCGCAAGGAGGGCGTTGAAACGAAGTTCAGCCCCCGCAAGCCAGGTCACCGCACCAGCGCGGTGGTGCTGGGCATCGAACCGCCAGACAAATTTCCCCTGGTCTACTACCGGGACAACTGCGCCGACATCGAGCTGACCATCGACGACGTGCTGGCGGCACCGGTGGCCGACAGCAAGGTCTTCCAGTTCGCCGGCACCAACCTGAGCAAGGAGCCCAGCCGCAGCGCCACCATGTTCGCCGCGGAGCTGGCCCGCCAGGCCGGCACCCATGTGATTTTCGACATCGACTTCCGGCCGGACCAGTGGCACGATCCCCGGGCCTTCGGCGTGGTGGTGCGCTCGGTACTCCCCCTGGTGGACGTGGTCATCGGCACGGAAGATGAGATCAACGCCACCATGCTCACCGACCCGGCCCAGATGCGCCTGACCCATTCCCAGGTTTCGGATACCCGGGTGGAGGGCGACGTGGAACGGGCCATCGAGCGCATGCTGGCCGCCGGCCCCAAGGCCGTGGTGGAGAAGATCGGCGCCAAAGGGGCGCGGATCCACCTGGCCAGTGGCGAGACCATCGACGCGCCGGGCTACCCGGTGGAGATCTACAACATCCTGGGCGCGGGCGACGCCTTCGGCGCCGGCTTCCTCTACGGCTACGTGAACGGGTGGGATTGGTACAAGGCGGCCCGCCTGGGCAACGCCTGCGGGGCCATCGTGGTCACCAAGCACGGCTGCGCCAACTTCATGCCCACCTACGAGGAGGTGATGGCGTTTGTGGCCGAGCGCGGCGGCCTGGATTAA
- the iolB gene encoding 5-deoxy-glucuronate isomerase: MAIQYTAENILICPSPRADDPDLIVEVTPERAGWEYISFQARRLATGQQWSFQTGEHELAFVNLSGRYTVTSNRGEWHGIGGRANVFTGAAHALYLPRHTTFTVTAEEGGEFAVAWVPTDQDHDPWLIRPEDVAISIRGGDNVSRQINDLLPPGSPVHRLVLVEVYTPSGNWSSYPGHKHDVHIEDEAGNLIEADLEEIYFYKFDRPEGYAYQRVYTDENSPLHQAGYPIDALVRPTENCVVLVPEGYHPVVSAPGYTTYYLNVLAGSAQSLANQDDPRYAWVKETYKTVDPRLPLY, from the coding sequence ATGGCCATTCAATACACCGCAGAAAATATCCTGATCTGCCCATCCCCCCGGGCCGATGACCCCGATCTGATCGTCGAAGTGACCCCAGAGCGGGCCGGCTGGGAGTACATTTCGTTCCAGGCCCGGCGGCTGGCAACGGGCCAGCAGTGGTCCTTCCAGACGGGCGAGCACGAGCTGGCCTTCGTCAACCTGAGCGGCCGCTACACGGTCACCTCCAACCGGGGCGAGTGGCACGGCATCGGCGGCCGCGCCAACGTCTTTACCGGGGCCGCCCACGCCCTCTACCTGCCCCGCCACACCACGTTCACCGTGACTGCTGAAGAAGGCGGCGAATTTGCCGTGGCCTGGGTGCCCACCGACCAGGACCACGACCCCTGGCTGATCCGCCCCGAGGACGTGGCCATCTCCATCCGGGGCGGCGACAACGTGAGCCGCCAGATCAACGACCTGCTGCCGCCCGGCTCCCCGGTCCATCGGCTGGTGCTGGTGGAGGTCTACACCCCCAGCGGCAACTGGAGCAGCTACCCCGGCCACAAACACGATGTCCACATCGAGGATGAAGCAGGGAACCTGATCGAGGCCGATCTGGAGGAGATCTACTTCTACAAATTCGACCGGCCCGAGGGCTACGCCTACCAGCGGGTCTACACCGACGAGAACTCCCCCCTCCACCAGGCCGGCTACCCCATCGACGCGTTGGTGCGCCCTACCGAAAACTGCGTGGTGCTGGTTCCGGAAGGCTACCACCCGGTGGTCAGCGCGCCGGGCTACACCACCTACTACCTGAACGTCCTGGCCGGCAGCGCCCAGAGCCTGGCCAACCAGGACGATCCCCGCTACGCGTGGGTGAAGGAGACCTACAAGACGGTGGATCCGCGGTTACCGCTGTACTAA
- a CDS encoding LacI family DNA-binding transcriptional regulator: protein MPQKRVSIKDIAEAAGVSHPTVSRALRGEGRMSDETRQRILELAQEMGYTPSLVARGLVTQRSHLIGLVITTFADPFHNEVVQGVEEEAIRHGYDIFVASTGVNAEREKEVVRSFQGRQVDGIIVSSSRVGDDYADLLQETGIPIVLINSHVAGSHFHAVHHDDYAGGCQLMAHLLERGYRRIAYLGNARAGKANTDRHRAWEDSLRAAGLAPGLAIYGPNGRLAGGVQAAEALLPAARERWGAPPDAICCYNDTMAIGAMAVLRRCGLRIPDDVAITGFDDIDVAAYLEPPLTTFHQPRHQLGVEAMQVMLSLLGQTNPHPPRQVRTLIGQLVVRRSS, encoded by the coding sequence ATGCCCCAGAAGCGCGTCTCCATCAAAGATATCGCCGAGGCGGCAGGCGTCAGCCACCCCACGGTCAGCCGGGCCCTGCGCGGGGAAGGCCGCATGAGCGACGAAACCCGCCAGCGCATCCTGGAACTGGCCCAGGAGATGGGCTACACGCCCAGCCTGGTGGCGCGCGGCCTGGTCACCCAACGCAGCCACCTCATCGGTCTGGTCATCACCACCTTTGCCGACCCCTTCCACAACGAAGTGGTCCAGGGGGTGGAAGAGGAGGCCATCCGTCACGGCTACGACATCTTTGTGGCCAGCACCGGCGTCAACGCCGAGCGGGAAAAGGAAGTGGTGCGCAGCTTCCAGGGACGCCAGGTGGACGGCATCATCGTCTCCTCCAGCCGGGTGGGCGACGACTACGCCGATCTCCTCCAGGAAACGGGCATCCCCATTGTTCTCATCAATTCCCACGTGGCCGGCAGCCATTTCCATGCCGTACACCATGATGACTACGCCGGCGGCTGTCAGCTCATGGCCCACCTGCTGGAGCGGGGCTACCGCCGCATCGCCTACCTGGGCAACGCCCGGGCCGGCAAAGCCAACACCGACCGCCACCGGGCCTGGGAAGATTCCCTGCGGGCCGCCGGTTTGGCGCCAGGGCTGGCCATCTACGGCCCCAACGGCCGGCTGGCGGGCGGGGTCCAGGCAGCGGAAGCGCTGTTGCCGGCTGCCCGGGAACGGTGGGGCGCACCACCGGATGCCATCTGCTGCTATAACGACACCATGGCCATCGGCGCCATGGCCGTACTGCGCCGTTGCGGCCTGCGCATTCCCGACGACGTGGCCATCACCGGCTTCGACGACATCGACGTGGCCGCTTACCTGGAGCCCCCGCTGACCACCTTCCACCAGCCCCGCCACCAGCTGGGCGTCGAAGCCATGCAGGTCATGCTCAGCCTGCTGGGCCAGACCAACCCCCACCCGCCCCGCCAGGTGCGGACGCTGATAGGCCAGCTGGTGGTGCGCCGGTCCAGTTGA
- a CDS encoding nucleotide pyrophosphohydrolase, translating to MDAETTLQELRTRVQQFVEARHWDGFHTPKNLAMSIAIEAAELMEHFQWCDVDAAGDLVADPVQRAAIADELADVIIYCLSFANSAQIDVAAAVQAKMDRNEKRFPVS from the coding sequence ATGGATGCAGAGACAACCCTGCAGGAACTGCGCACGCGGGTGCAACAATTTGTGGAAGCCCGCCATTGGGACGGCTTTCACACCCCTAAAAATCTGGCCATGAGCATTGCCATCGAAGCGGCCGAGCTCATGGAACATTTCCAGTGGTGCGACGTGGACGCGGCCGGCGACCTGGTGGCCGATCCAGTCCAGCGGGCAGCCATTGCCGACGAGCTGGCGGACGTGATCATCTACTGCCTCAGCTTCGCCAACAGCGCCCAGATCGACGTGGCCGCCGCGGTCCAGGCCAAAATGGACCGCAACGAAAAGCGTTTCCCCGTTTCATAA